A genomic segment from Peptostreptococcaceae bacterium encodes:
- the argF gene encoding ornithine carbamoyltransferase codes for MPINLKGRNFITLKDFTPEEIRHLLDKSVDLKKKKRSGIKGDLMKGKNIVLLFEKTSTRTRCAFEVAAYDEGANVTFLSNSQMGKKESIADTAKVLGRYYDGIEFRGFKQETVDDLAANAGVPVWNGLTDLYHPTQILADFMTAMEHVDKPLGKMKFVYIGDARNNMGNSLMIGAAKMGMHFVGVAPKELFPDEQLVSEMRLLSEKTGAVIELTDDINAGVKDADVLYTDVWVSMGEEHLYEERIKILAPYQVNMDMVKATGNPDVIFMHCLPSFHDQNTIVGREIKEKFGLDEMEVTDEVFKSKHSVVFDQAENRMHTIKAIMTETI; via the coding sequence ATGCCAATAAATTTAAAGGGAAGAAATTTCATAACGCTAAAGGACTTTACACCGGAGGAGATTAGGCATCTACTTGACAAATCGGTGGATCTAAAGAAAAAGAAGAGGTCAGGAATAAAGGGAGACCTCATGAAAGGTAAGAATATTGTTTTGCTCTTTGAAAAGACATCGACAAGAACGCGTTGCGCGTTCGAGGTGGCGGCATATGACGAGGGAGCCAATGTTACATTCCTGTCAAACAGCCAAATGGGAAAAAAGGAATCAATAGCTGATACGGCGAAGGTTCTCGGAAGATACTATGATGGAATAGAATTCAGGGGATTCAAGCAGGAAACCGTTGACGACCTGGCCGCAAATGCCGGAGTTCCGGTATGGAACGGACTTACCGATCTCTATCATCCAACCCAAATCCTTGCCGATTTCATGACAGCAATGGAACATGTGGACAAGCCTCTTGGCAAGATGAAGTTTGTATATATAGGAGACGCAAGGAACAACATGGGCAATTCACTTATGATAGGCGCCGCCAAGATGGGCATGCACTTTGTGGGAGTGGCTCCAAAGGAGCTTTTTCCTGATGAACAGCTTGTTTCGGAGATGCGCCTTCTGTCAGAGAAAACAGGAGCCGTAATAGAACTTACAGATGACATAAATGCCGGCGTCAAGGATGCCGATGTTCTATATACCGATGTATGGGTATCAATGGGCGAGGAGCATCTCTACGAAGAGCGTATAAAGATACTTGCGCCATACCAGGTAAACATGGACATGGTTAAAGCAACCGGCAACCCCGATGTTATATTCATGCATTGCCTTCCATCCTTCCACGACCAAAACACCATAGTTGGAAGGGAAATAAAAGAAAAATTCGGATTAGACGAAATGGAAGTCACAGACGAAGTATTCAAAAGCAAACACTCCGTTGTGTTTGATCAAGCCGAAAACAGAATGCATACCATAAAAGCAATAATGACAGAAACTATTTAG
- a CDS encoding GntR family transcriptional regulator: protein MNTSMGKLKLQNYKPLREVVFEYLRSAIINGEFKPGERLMELQMGEQLGVSRTPIREAIRKLELEGLVTMIPRKGAYVADMSIKDVLDVLEVRGVLEGLAASLAAERRGDEDMEIMEKALLEFETFVNTTDRDGMMEKDKAFHEAIFEATHNNKLIQITQGLQEQVQRFRVVFFSESDDFKQLLSEHKEILEAIRQGNGDSAREKAELHIRDMEETIRIFRKKKNDI from the coding sequence ATGAATACCAGCATGGGAAAATTGAAGCTGCAAAATTATAAACCGCTTAGAGAGGTGGTTTTCGAATATCTGAGATCGGCCATAATAAATGGCGAATTCAAGCCGGGAGAGAGGCTGATGGAGCTGCAAATGGGTGAGCAGCTTGGAGTAAGCAGAACACCAATAAGGGAAGCCATAAGGAAGCTCGAGCTCGAAGGGCTCGTTACAATGATTCCCCGTAAGGGTGCATATGTAGCGGACATGTCCATAAAAGATGTCTTGGATGTTCTGGAGGTCAGAGGAGTCCTCGAGGGACTTGCAGCATCGCTTGCAGCGGAGCGAAGAGGCGATGAAGACATGGAAATAATGGAGAAGGCTCTTTTGGAATTCGAAACATTTGTCAATACAACCGACAGAGACGGAATGATGGAAAAGGACAAGGCCTTTCACGAAGCCATATTTGAAGCTACACACAACAACAAGCTTATACAGATAACGCAGGGTTTGCAGGAGCAGGTTCAAAGGTTTAGAGTAGTGTTTTTCTCGGAATCCGACGACTTTAAACAGCTTCTTTCCGAGCATAAAGAAATACTCGAAGCCATTCGTCAAGGAAACGGCGATTCAGCAAGGGAAAAGGCCGAGCTCCACATAAGGGACATGGAAGAGACCATAAGGATTTTTAGAAAAAAAAAGAACGACATATAA
- a CDS encoding 4-(cytidine 5'-diphospho)-2-C-methyl-D-erythritol kinase — protein MIILRGKARAKINFFLNVEGKRPDGYHDIMTVMQQINLWDDVEIDVQKGNGIIISTDLPYLPVGIANIAYKAAKALQDRCNIDRMLKIKIRKGIPVSAGLAGGSSDAAAVLRLLDSGLSLGLPEETLMEEALKIGADVPFCLMGKAALAEGVGERLTPINGLEKGFILLSKPNIAVSTAKVYKALDLKEGVASRGILGAEAVIREMAAGNLDSLSDKLYNRLEDVTLIRHPIVGDIKSKMLQYGARGALMSGSGPTVFGIFKDYKRVSKAYKNLKKTYSQTYITVAYSKEENR, from the coding sequence ATCATAATTTTAAGAGGGAAAGCAAGAGCCAAAATCAATTTTTTTCTCAATGTTGAAGGAAAGCGCCCCGACGGATACCACGACATAATGACGGTAATGCAACAAATCAACCTATGGGATGATGTGGAAATTGATGTGCAGAAGGGAAACGGCATTATAATAAGCACAGACCTTCCCTACCTCCCTGTAGGAATTGCGAATATAGCTTACAAGGCCGCAAAGGCTCTTCAAGACCGGTGCAACATTGACAGAATGCTTAAAATTAAAATAAGAAAGGGTATACCGGTTTCTGCGGGGCTTGCCGGCGGAAGCAGCGATGCCGCTGCGGTTCTAAGGCTGCTTGACAGCGGGCTTTCCCTGGGGCTTCCGGAGGAAACCCTCATGGAAGAGGCATTAAAAATAGGAGCCGATGTTCCCTTCTGCCTAATGGGAAAGGCGGCTTTGGCCGAGGGCGTAGGAGAGCGTCTTACACCCATAAATGGTCTGGAAAAGGGGTTCATACTTCTGTCGAAGCCAAATATTGCCGTTTCAACCGCAAAAGTATATAAAGCCCTAGACCTAAAAGAAGGCGTCGCGAGTCGAGGCATTTTAGGCGCAGAGGCCGTAATTAGAGAAATGGCCGCCGGAAATCTGGACAGTCTTTCCGATAAACTGTACAATCGGCTTGAGGATGTTACTTTAATAAGACATCCTATTGTGGGAGACATAAAGAGTAAAATGCTTCAATACGGTGCTCGCGGGGCTCTCATGAGCGGTAGCGGGCCAACGGTCTTCGGCATATTTAAGGACTACAAAAGGGTGTCAAAGGCGTATAAGAACCTGAAAAAAACATATAGTCAAACATACATAACAGTCGCCTACAGCAAGGAGGAAAATAGATGA
- a CDS encoding S41 family peptidase, protein MKNTSKALKIFMATLLIAALLSTGVASAAEPTKSFDTAEDRIDYMELMIKFIEVQYKYDVTEEELMEGAYNGLFEVLDEHSNYFGPNDYEKFNEEAKGEYRGIGVSITKRGEDTVVISPFVDTPAEKGGIQAGDIIRYVDDVDITGYGLEKAASAIKGEAGTTVKIGIVRENVNEVLYFKITREKIIINEIEYKMLEDGIGYIQIIRFGTEADLNFGKAFDELTAQGMTRLIIDIRNNPGGLVTESVKMADRFIDEGQPILYIDYKDEENRKSYYAETEASGIPLVVIINEGSASASEIFAGAIKDTDSGIIVGTQSYGKGTVQSVTPITNGGALKMTIAEYLTGSQEQIDKVGIEPDFVVKNLRVEDTEAVLDFVPMIEDNKPGLGDVGLNVYGAQQRLAFLGYEIEPTGKVDEATFEAVKNFQEAENLYSYGVLDWTTKNLIEQRIFTVLRNGIEDLQLQTAIEKLK, encoded by the coding sequence ATGAAAAATACAAGCAAGGCATTAAAAATCTTTATGGCGACTCTTCTCATAGCCGCTCTCTTATCAACGGGAGTCGCGAGCGCCGCAGAGCCGACAAAGAGCTTCGATACGGCTGAGGATAGAATCGACTATATGGAGCTGATGATTAAATTCATCGAGGTGCAGTACAAGTATGACGTCACCGAAGAGGAACTGATGGAAGGTGCCTACAATGGATTATTCGAGGTTCTTGACGAGCATAGCAATTATTTTGGACCCAACGATTATGAAAAATTCAACGAAGAGGCTAAAGGGGAATATCGGGGAATAGGTGTTTCCATAACCAAGAGGGGCGAAGACACCGTTGTCATTTCTCCCTTTGTGGATACTCCGGCCGAAAAGGGCGGCATACAAGCGGGCGACATAATTCGTTATGTGGATGATGTTGATATAACGGGTTATGGCTTGGAAAAAGCCGCGAGCGCAATAAAGGGCGAGGCGGGAACAACTGTAAAAATAGGCATAGTAAGGGAAAACGTCAATGAAGTACTTTATTTTAAAATAACAAGAGAAAAAATCATCATAAACGAGATTGAGTATAAGATGCTTGAAGATGGAATAGGATATATTCAAATAATTAGATTCGGAACCGAAGCGGATTTGAACTTCGGAAAGGCTTTCGATGAACTTACGGCGCAAGGAATGACGAGATTGATTATAGATATAAGAAACAATCCTGGAGGTCTCGTTACGGAAAGCGTAAAAATGGCCGACAGATTCATAGATGAGGGCCAACCGATTCTTTACATCGATTACAAAGATGAGGAAAATAGAAAAAGCTACTATGCAGAAACGGAAGCTTCAGGCATTCCGCTGGTTGTAATCATAAACGAAGGCAGTGCAAGCGCATCCGAGATTTTCGCGGGAGCCATAAAGGACACCGATTCCGGAATAATTGTGGGCACACAAAGCTACGGAAAGGGAACCGTCCAGAGCGTAACCCCCATAACAAACGGCGGGGCCTTAAAAATGACTATAGCCGAGTACCTTACGGGAAGTCAAGAGCAAATAGACAAGGTGGGAATCGAACCTGATTTTGTAGTTAAAAATCTCCGAGTGGAAGATACGGAAGCGGTTCTGGATTTTGTTCCTATGATAGAAGATAACAAGCCCGGTTTGGGCGATGTGGGCCTAAATGTGTACGGAGCGCAGCAAAGATTGGCATTCCTTGGTTATGAAATCGAGCCAACAGGAAAGGTCGACGAAGCAACATTCGAAGCCGTGAAGAATTTTCAAGAAGCAGAGAATCTTTATTCATATGGAGTTCTAGACTGGACGACAAAAAATCTTATTGAACAAAGAATATTTACGGTACTGAGAAACGGTATTGAAGATCTGCAGCTTCAGACAGCAATCGAAAAACTTAAGTGA
- a CDS encoding S-layer homology domain-containing protein, producing the protein MKKLLSLVLVLSLVLGSVAFAFATPKDVVGTDYDEAVTRLGALGILQGYPDGSFKPDNTITRAEFAAVVVRSLGLENAAAMKGTTSFTDVPADNWASGYINIADGLEIIKGYGNGMYGPSDPVTYEQAVTMIMRTLGYAPEAADKGGYPNGFIVVAAETGVTDDVSGVLGAPAPRGVVAILMNNALDVNLMERVGYGDEETYSVTDKTLLTDKLGATELDTVRVTDVPFSDSNLDSDEVALDGDTYTLLTATDANSYFGLEVTAWVNDDDEIFYWTVETDAADIIYDTVKVDVDNDDYVTLLVEDDTFDFASGADTYVNFDTADLTAGDYGRFVMEDDEVVFASVFNFDVEGAVVKAVDSNGFDYISAGDEDTLEIDNYDDAYYFTADMMEAELGDVEADNAIAYFENDDELFVMFADAKVEGALEAAKTADVKVDGSWYDLSAEPFSSTDELDTVVAFDNAIDDLNDFMDENVVMVLDFNGDALAIVANVDGIGDTIYGVVTWANYGSTSEMTVFNGLGEEATYDFETRSDVNAVIDADTIGEDRNYFETSVVAVEFELNSDGEVADEFDGTTGSAVVSEATIVELKKGTDSRYIDDLTNDGDYYYIDSDTIFIDATDGTVVDPALIDYDDVYDNSFGRLTALVFGESGRTADAIVFVSSFDGTDADNYYAIALADYYEISDDQYAELDVYAGDKDDYLLDDGDEEQLVEGQIFKFSYNSDDAVNFDETDAPLAKEILNITSAIVDGDYVTYTNVADGKTTIKVADDAVIYTADDLVGDASLAIDTKVSASKLDDYTNVRYILNGDGEMVVVLVWNGVTETPGSTTEGDVVTFVNTGHDQMVIDAVIYAAVPTTVVKNSDGDIIGLGDFEAIDKGDYVTVGSTTEFTNNSK; encoded by the coding sequence ATGAAAAAATTACTTTCATTGGTGTTAGTGCTTTCATTAGTCCTCGGATCTGTTGCATTTGCATTCGCAACTCCCAAAGACGTTGTTGGCACTGACTACGACGAGGCTGTCACTAGACTTGGAGCCTTAGGTATTCTTCAAGGATACCCAGACGGTTCTTTCAAGCCGGACAATACGATTACAAGGGCTGAATTCGCAGCCGTAGTCGTTAGATCCCTCGGTCTTGAAAACGCCGCCGCTATGAAGGGCACTACATCCTTCACTGATGTTCCCGCTGATAATTGGGCATCAGGATACATCAACATCGCTGACGGCCTTGAAATCATCAAAGGCTACGGAAACGGCATGTACGGACCTAGCGATCCTGTAACTTACGAGCAAGCCGTTACAATGATTATGAGAACTCTTGGATACGCACCAGAAGCCGCAGACAAAGGCGGATATCCTAATGGATTCATAGTTGTAGCAGCTGAAACAGGCGTAACTGACGACGTTTCCGGCGTTTTAGGCGCTCCTGCACCCAGAGGTGTTGTTGCTATTCTTATGAACAACGCGCTTGATGTTAACTTAATGGAAAGAGTAGGATACGGCGACGAAGAGACTTATTCAGTTACTGACAAGACTCTTTTGACTGACAAACTTGGCGCAACTGAGCTTGATACTGTCAGAGTAACCGATGTTCCTTTTTCAGATTCAAACTTGGATTCAGACGAAGTTGCTCTTGACGGAGACACTTACACGCTCCTTACAGCTACTGATGCCAACAGCTACTTCGGACTCGAAGTAACAGCTTGGGTTAATGACGATGACGAAATTTTCTACTGGACAGTTGAAACTGACGCAGCTGACATCATTTATGACACTGTAAAAGTCGATGTCGATAATGACGATTATGTTACGCTTCTTGTAGAAGACGACACCTTCGATTTCGCATCAGGTGCTGACACTTATGTAAACTTCGATACTGCCGACCTTACAGCTGGCGATTATGGTAGATTCGTAATGGAAGACGACGAAGTGGTATTTGCTTCAGTATTCAACTTCGACGTTGAAGGCGCAGTTGTAAAAGCTGTGGATTCCAACGGATTTGATTATATTTCTGCAGGGGATGAAGACACTTTAGAGATTGACAACTATGACGACGCTTACTACTTTACTGCAGACATGATGGAAGCAGAGCTTGGCGACGTAGAAGCTGACAATGCCATTGCTTACTTCGAAAACGACGATGAACTCTTCGTTATGTTCGCAGACGCTAAGGTAGAAGGCGCACTTGAAGCCGCTAAAACAGCCGACGTTAAAGTCGACGGTTCTTGGTACGACCTGTCAGCTGAACCCTTCTCTTCAACAGACGAACTTGACACTGTAGTAGCTTTTGACAATGCTATAGATGATCTTAACGATTTTATGGATGAAAATGTTGTCATGGTGCTGGACTTCAACGGTGACGCTCTTGCAATAGTTGCAAACGTTGACGGCATTGGCGACACTATATATGGTGTTGTAACTTGGGCTAACTATGGTAGTACTTCAGAAATGACAGTATTCAATGGTTTAGGCGAAGAAGCAACTTATGATTTTGAAACAAGATCTGACGTTAATGCAGTGATTGATGCTGATACGATTGGTGAAGATAGAAACTACTTTGAGACTTCAGTTGTAGCAGTCGAATTTGAATTGAATTCAGATGGAGAAGTAGCAGATGAATTTGATGGTACTACTGGTAGTGCTGTTGTCAGCGAAGCTACTATTGTAGAGTTGAAAAAGGGTACTGATTCTAGGTACATCGATGATTTAACAAATGATGGTGACTATTACTACATCGATAGTGACACTATCTTCATCGATGCTACGGATGGTACTGTTGTTGATCCGGCTTTGATTGATTACGATGACGTTTATGATAATTCGTTTGGTCGCTTGACTGCACTCGTATTCGGTGAATCAGGCAGAACAGCTGACGCGATTGTCTTTGTTTCAAGCTTCGACGGAACAGACGCGGATAATTACTACGCAATCGCTCTCGCAGATTACTACGAAATAAGCGATGACCAGTATGCAGAACTTGATGTATACGCTGGCGACAAAGACGATTACCTTCTTGATGACGGTGACGAAGAACAACTTGTTGAAGGTCAAATATTCAAATTCTCTTACAATAGTGACGATGCAGTGAATTTTGACGAAACAGATGCACCATTAGCAAAAGAAATTCTTAACATTACTAGTGCTATCGTAGATGGCGATTATGTAACTTACACTAATGTCGCTGATGGTAAAACAACTATAAAAGTTGCTGACGATGCTGTAATTTATACAGCAGACGATCTCGTAGGTGATGCAAGCTTAGCTATCGACACTAAGGTTTCGGCAAGCAAGCTTGACGATTACACGAACGTTAGATACATTCTTAATGGCGACGGAGAAATGGTCGTAGTCCTTGTTTGGAATGGCGTAACAGAAACTCCAGGTTCTACAACAGAAGGTGATGTAGTAACCTTCGTGAATACTGGCCATGATCAAATGGTAATAGATGCTGTGATCTATGCAGCTGTTCCAACTACGGTGGTTAAAAATAGTGATGGAGACATCATTGGACTAGGTGATTTTGAAGCAATCGATAAAGGCGACTATGTAACTGTCGGTAGTACCACTGAGTTTACGAATAATTCAAAGTAA
- a CDS encoding D-alanine--D-alanine ligase produces the protein MKKMNLAVVFGGMSEEHEVSLMTATSVLGAADKDKYELYPIGITKNGRWMYFDGDFEAIENGTWEETAKSMEINMRDKNLLSMKMPGKINGAEMDMVFPVIHGPMGEDGTIQGLLELSGVPYVGCGVFASAACMDKVFAKQLFEFNGLPIVPYVVLYRDELSGEKECIDKIEAASLGYPLFVKPANLGSSVGITKVHNRSELIKGLVEAAKYDRKILVEKGIDAREIECAVLGNYNPDPSVLGEIIPSHEFYDYKAKYSEEAKSGLVIPANLPMEESDKIRKMAVDAFKALGCTGLARVDFLYDKSTGQAYLNEINTMPGFTKYSMYPMLWQKTDLPYKNLIDRLVSLALELSPKKD, from the coding sequence ATGAAAAAAATGAATCTGGCAGTTGTATTCGGAGGAATGAGCGAGGAGCATGAGGTCTCGCTAATGACAGCCACGTCGGTGCTTGGTGCGGCAGACAAGGATAAATATGAACTATATCCTATAGGAATAACCAAGAACGGAAGATGGATGTATTTTGACGGAGATTTCGAGGCCATAGAGAATGGAACATGGGAAGAAACAGCAAAATCCATGGAAATAAACATGCGCGATAAGAACCTTCTTTCAATGAAAATGCCGGGAAAAATAAATGGCGCCGAAATGGACATGGTTTTCCCTGTCATACACGGACCAATGGGAGAAGACGGAACAATTCAAGGCCTATTAGAGCTTTCAGGAGTTCCCTACGTGGGTTGTGGGGTTTTTGCCTCTGCAGCATGCATGGACAAGGTCTTTGCAAAACAATTGTTTGAATTCAATGGCCTGCCAATTGTGCCCTACGTGGTTTTGTACCGCGACGAACTTTCAGGCGAGAAAGAATGCATAGATAAAATCGAAGCGGCATCCCTTGGATATCCGCTCTTCGTAAAGCCCGCCAACCTGGGATCGAGCGTGGGCATCACAAAAGTGCACAATCGGTCGGAGCTAATCAAAGGGCTCGTCGAGGCCGCCAAATATGACCGAAAGATACTTGTTGAAAAAGGAATAGACGCCCGCGAGATAGAATGCGCAGTGCTTGGGAATTACAATCCCGATCCTTCCGTTCTTGGGGAGATAATCCCATCCCACGAATTTTACGACTATAAGGCAAAATATTCCGAAGAGGCCAAATCCGGACTCGTCATTCCGGCAAACCTGCCCATGGAAGAATCCGACAAAATCCGCAAGATGGCAGTTGACGCCTTCAAGGCCCTTGGATGTACAGGCCTTGCAAGAGTCGATTTCCTCTACGACAAATCCACCGGACAAGCCTACCTTAATGAAATAAACACAATGCCCGGATTTACCAAATACAGCATGTATCCAATGCTTTGGCAGAAAACGGATCTACCCTACAAAAACCTGATAGACCGTCTCGTATCACTTGCCCTGGAGCTGTCCCCAAAAAAGGACTAA
- a CDS encoding Veg family protein — translation MATKETLSIIKRSVQDCIGEKVVLKTNKGRKKVLVKEGVLEEVYSNIFIVRINNGLESERTVSYSYSDVLTETVEIKLLRNEQNIYFAS, via the coding sequence TTGGCGACAAAAGAAACGCTATCTATCATCAAAAGAAGTGTTCAGGATTGTATTGGAGAAAAGGTAGTACTCAAGACCAACAAGGGCAGAAAGAAAGTTCTTGTTAAAGAAGGCGTGCTTGAAGAAGTATACTCGAACATTTTCATCGTAAGAATTAATAATGGTCTTGAATCGGAGAGAACGGTTTCGTACAGCTATTCAGATGTTCTGACTGAAACGGTGGAGATCAAACTTCTTAGAAATGAACAAAATATTTACTTCGCATCATAG
- a CDS encoding TIM barrel protein, with the protein MKNNFGTNAVFIGIGEAMDLNLNRVEFCLGGMDAWESKAEKILLDMKTAEKNSVAYSIHLPIFLPEWFSSYFLDAFYLDPDPAKRELSFKLLEYNLERLTPSPAEYFVIHFPGKYDADEYEDGAFRPILEDSMSRLDSIAKKFDTTLLLEYFGSNELFYRIDDWQREIGKHFNIGILLDTGHLFFASVIRKFDFMENLKLLSKTADAFHLWTTKGQEAYCSNDYYIKYRHIPMCQGQTRRDGWAFDTDTAMRIISGKKRPALMEASYEYGGKEYIKKGIESLKKYYL; encoded by the coding sequence ATGAAGAACAATTTTGGCACAAACGCAGTATTCATAGGAATTGGGGAAGCCATGGACTTAAATTTAAACCGTGTCGAGTTTTGCCTGGGTGGAATGGACGCGTGGGAGAGCAAGGCGGAAAAGATACTGCTGGACATGAAGACAGCCGAAAAAAACTCCGTAGCATATAGTATCCATCTTCCTATTTTTCTTCCCGAGTGGTTCTCGTCCTACTTTCTCGATGCCTTTTATCTTGACCCTGACCCCGCTAAGAGAGAGCTGTCATTCAAACTTTTGGAATACAATTTGGAGCGCCTTACGCCTTCGCCCGCGGAGTACTTCGTTATACATTTTCCAGGAAAGTATGACGCCGATGAATACGAAGATGGAGCCTTCCGCCCGATACTTGAAGATTCCATGAGTCGCCTCGATTCCATAGCAAAGAAATTTGACACCACCCTGCTGCTCGAATATTTTGGATCAAACGAGTTGTTTTACAGGATTGATGACTGGCAAAGGGAAATCGGCAAACATTTTAATATAGGAATACTTCTTGACACTGGGCACCTGTTTTTTGCATCGGTCATAAGAAAATTTGACTTCATGGAGAACCTAAAGCTTTTGTCGAAAACCGCGGATGCGTTCCATCTTTGGACCACAAAGGGCCAAGAGGCATATTGCTCAAACGATTACTATATCAAATATAGGCACATACCCATGTGTCAAGGGCAAACGCGAAGAGACGGATGGGCATTCGACACAGATACAGCAATGAGAATAATATCCGGGAAGAAACGGCCCGCCCTGATGGAAGCGTCCTATGAGTATGGAGGCAAGGAATACATAAAAAAAGGAATAGAAAGTCTCAAAAAATACTATCTATAG
- a CDS encoding O-antigen ligase family protein: MHDKIKLYILAVMAAVVPLIVRIKVVPFVGFAKGQTNISQLVSGQRLNFFHYYKAVFLWVVAGALLFIMFGQLIDHKNRIKKDNKIFIAIGIIALFTILSAFMSDFRYVSIWGFYDRTEGLITYIAYLVVFLAAYSVDFSRTDLKPFKWGLIVSTVILSCIGIGQFYGHNFLETALAYKLSIPSELQPNMPTLTFRFQKIAYATLFNPNYVGSFTAITTPFFLGLFLFETEKKKKIAYFALSVLAFVFMVASGSRAGLVGILSASALLIGMNYKNFKRDWKRYASIIAVVFVIAFIMNFQNSDRVFGKINKLFSDVGVAYAQEKEEITETATESGDSSLKTEEIMQEKEETVKKESGIKYGEGFTTLGSGRGYIWYKTLGMMKDTIIIGNGPDTYIFKFPHADSFKEGFNKIADKPHNLYLQIGVNQGLIALLAFIFLNKYAFWKFLKQVGFGFSKRLDQILLMLDASLFGYLMTSLFNDSVVSVAPIYWVMLGIFLSILVNRKEMEKSKIFDM, from the coding sequence ATGCACGATAAAATAAAGCTATACATACTGGCGGTCATGGCGGCCGTAGTTCCACTCATTGTAAGGATCAAGGTAGTGCCATTCGTGGGGTTTGCCAAGGGACAGACAAACATATCGCAGCTTGTAAGCGGGCAGAGACTGAATTTCTTCCATTACTATAAGGCGGTTTTCCTTTGGGTAGTGGCAGGTGCTCTCCTTTTTATAATGTTTGGGCAGCTCATTGACCACAAGAACCGCATCAAGAAAGACAACAAAATATTCATTGCAATCGGCATCATAGCACTTTTTACAATACTTTCCGCATTTATGTCGGACTTCCGCTATGTTTCCATATGGGGATTTTACGACAGAACGGAAGGACTCATTACTTACATAGCCTATCTGGTAGTTTTCCTCGCGGCTTATTCCGTCGATTTTTCGAGGACAGACCTAAAACCCTTTAAATGGGGATTGATTGTTTCGACAGTAATTTTGTCATGTATAGGCATCGGGCAGTTCTACGGTCATAATTTTCTTGAGACTGCGCTTGCATATAAATTGTCCATTCCATCAGAACTGCAACCAAATATGCCTACCCTTACATTCAGATTTCAAAAAATTGCCTACGCCACGCTATTCAACCCCAACTACGTAGGTTCATTCACGGCTATTACAACGCCTTTCTTCCTTGGCCTCTTTCTGTTTGAGACAGAGAAGAAGAAAAAGATTGCTTATTTTGCGCTGAGCGTTTTGGCCTTTGTCTTTATGGTTGCAAGTGGTTCCAGGGCGGGACTTGTCGGTATACTCTCCGCGTCTGCGCTTCTTATTGGCATGAACTATAAGAACTTCAAGCGGGACTGGAAACGCTACGCTTCAATCATAGCCGTGGTTTTCGTAATAGCCTTCATCATGAACTTTCAGAATTCTGATCGCGTCTTCGGTAAAATCAACAAACTTTTTTCTGATGTAGGAGTAGCATATGCACAAGAAAAAGAAGAGATAACCGAAACCGCTACGGAATCTGGCGATTCATCCTTGAAAACTGAAGAGATTATGCAAGAAAAGGAAGAAACAGTAAAAAAAGAAAGCGGCATAAAGTATGGAGAAGGCTTCACAACCCTTGGTTCGGGCCGTGGATACATATGGTACAAGACCCTCGGCATGATGAAAGACACTATAATAATCGGAAACGGACCCGACACCTATATATTCAAGTTTCCCCATGCCGATTCATTTAAAGAAGGATTCAACAAAATAGCCGATAAGCCGCATAACCTGTACCTGCAGATAGGTGTCAACCAAGGCCTCATAGCTCTTTTGGCTTTTATCTTCCTCAATAAATATGCATTCTGGAAGTTCCTAAAACAGGTGGGCTTTGGTTTTTCAAAGCGCCTCGACCAAATTCTCCTCATGCTTGACGCTTCGCTCTTCGGCTATCTCATGACCTCACTCTTCAACGACAGCGTTGTTTCGGTCGCGCCAATCTACTGGGTCATGCTGGGCATCTTCCTTTCAATCCTTGTTAACCGAAAAGAAATGGAGAAATCCAAAATCTTTGACATGTGA
- a CDS encoding DUF1934 domain-containing protein yields the protein MKKVMLKIKGTIKRAGDEPEIIELTTEGKHYKKGGAEYLVYEESEISGMKGATTTLKLKGDKITLTRFGSARMRLEFEKGKRFESEYFTPNGTFELEILTDELYYVFNENIKGNILVRYEMSLKGLGQSNNELNIEIL from the coding sequence ATGAAAAAGGTAATGCTTAAAATAAAAGGCACCATCAAAAGAGCCGGAGATGAACCCGAAATAATCGAGCTGACTACAGAGGGTAAACACTATAAAAAAGGTGGCGCGGAATACCTTGTCTACGAAGAATCCGAAATTTCAGGGATGAAGGGTGCAACCACCACGCTTAAGCTTAAGGGGGATAAAATAACCCTGACCCGCTTCGGAAGCGCCCGCATGCGCCTTGAATTTGAAAAGGGCAAGCGATTCGAGTCCGAATATTTTACCCCCAACGGCACCTTCGAGCTTGAAATATTGACCGACGAGTTGTATTATGTTTTTAATGAGAACATAAAGGGAAACATCCTCGTCCGCTACGAAATGAGCCTTAAGGGTCTTGGCCAGTCAAACAACGAACTCAACATCGAAATACTTTAA